A genomic region of Mailhella massiliensis contains the following coding sequences:
- a CDS encoding zinc-ribbon domain-containing protein yields MFCQNCGQENVDSANYCVACGSRILIPSKDGKAAIDRYNETAKDVDTQTSSEPHDVAHSIESIMRSPETLTNEHKQEAREQTFSKSTEASYATVDQLVSQLGLSTDHKINLNEINLSVEELLICSASILAIIALILPFFSFQLGTTEASGSASVNLISRGFWWFIPLWAIGALAAKRFTIVSIITSGITLVFSGYYLIGYISNGTSIGAGCILLTASGLIMFLSSIYLLFKGPTPLPMLSGNDTADIQSALSKIANLSNHRDGKSFSTRDIDQLDKTVEGVGKVCPKCGYLEDPDAKFCGACGHHFA; encoded by the coding sequence ATGTTTTGCCAAAACTGTGGTCAGGAAAATGTTGACTCGGCCAACTATTGCGTTGCTTGCGGTTCTAGAATACTTATTCCTTCAAAGGATGGGAAAGCCGCGATCGATAGATATAACGAAACCGCCAAGGATGTAGATACTCAGACTTCAAGTGAACCGCATGACGTTGCTCATAGTATCGAATCAATAATGAGAAGCCCTGAGACCTTGACTAATGAGCACAAACAAGAAGCGCGAGAACAGACTTTTAGCAAATCAACAGAAGCGAGTTATGCAACTGTAGATCAGCTCGTTAGTCAATTGGGACTATCAACTGACCATAAAATCAACCTTAATGAAATCAACCTCAGCGTAGAAGAACTACTGATTTGTTCAGCGTCAATTCTTGCCATAATTGCATTGATACTTCCCTTCTTCTCCTTCCAGCTCGGAACGACCGAAGCCTCGGGATCAGCATCCGTTAATTTGATATCGCGTGGCTTTTGGTGGTTCATTCCCCTCTGGGCAATCGGCGCCTTAGCAGCGAAACGCTTTACAATCGTCTCTATCATAACTAGCGGAATAACCCTAGTCTTCTCAGGCTATTACCTCATCGGATATATTTCTAATGGCACATCTATTGGCGCCGGCTGCATACTCCTTACTGCCAGCGGATTAATAATGTTCCTAAGCAGCATTTATCTCCTGTTTAAAGGACCTACTCCATTACCTATGCTTTCTGGTAATGACACAGCAGACATTCAGAGCGCCCTTAGCAAAATTGCCAATCTTTCCAATCATCGAGATGGTAAGAGCTTCTCGACTAGGGATATCGATCAACTTGATAAGACAGTCGAGGGTGTTGGAAAAGTATGCCCGAAATGCGGCTATCTCGAAGATCCTGATGCAAAATTCTGTGGTGCCTGCGGTCATCACTTTGCATAG
- a CDS encoding zinc-ribbon domain-containing protein: protein MFCNNCGVEVPDGKRYCNNCGKKLDVKGSSERVEKRKSKCINHNRIKNNLTV, encoded by the coding sequence ATGTTTTGCAATAACTGCGGTGTAGAAGTACCTGATGGTAAGAGATATTGCAATAACTGCGGAAAGAAGTTGGACGTAAAAGGTTCGTCTGAACGCGTGGAAAAAAGGAAATCGAAATGTATCAACCACAATAGAATTAAAAACAATCTAACAGTCTAG